The DNA region CCATCCGATCCGCTCTTCCCCGCTGACGATGAATTGGATGTCTACGTACGTCTCGTGGGACTCGAAGCTCAGCGAGGCTGCCGGGCGGGTAACATATTCCTGCACCAGCGCATACATCCGCTCCCCTTCCAGTTCGTACCTGCCGGCCGGCAGAGCGGATAGACGGCCCGTAAACAAATGCTCCAAGCCCCTGCGAACGGCAGCCGGATACACCTGCTTATCCCGCTCGAAACGCCTGATGTCGCCCGCCATCACCGGCGTCCGCTTCCTTTGGCGCGGCCGCCGTCCATCCCGGGCAGCTCGGGATCGCGCTGTTCTCCTGCCGCCGCGGCCGTCCGCTGCAGCCGCTTCAGCCGCGCCATCGCCTCGCTGCCTCCGCGCCCGAACAGATCGTGCAGCTCGGTGTACTCCCTGTATAACAGGTCATACACCGCCTTGTGCGCCGGGTTCGGGCGATAGGCCGCCTCCTGCACCCGGGCCATATGCCCCGCCGCTTCCTCGATGCGATCGTAACCGCCGCAGCGCGAACCTGCGGCTACCGCGCCCAGCATCGCCGCGCCGAGCGCAGGCGTCTGCGCGGAAGCGGCGATCTTGATTTCGCGGCCGGTAACATCGGCGAATATTTGCATCAGCAGCCGGTTTTTCCCGGGCAAGCCGCCGCAGGCAAACAGCTCGCGCACCTCCACGCCCGCCGCCTCAAAGGTTTCGATCACTTTGCGGGTGCCGAAAGCGGTCGCTTCAAGCAACGCGCGGTAAATTTCCTCCGGTTTCGTTTGCAGCGTCAAGCCCATGATCAAGCCGCTGAGATGGGCATTGACGAGTACGGAGCGGTTGCCGTTCCACCAATCGAGCGCAGCCAGTCCGTGTTCCCCCGGCTGCAGCCGGCTTGCCCGCCGCTCCAGCCATTCGTGCACCGTCACGCCTTCGCGTGCAGCGGCCTGTTCGGCATACGCCGGCACAGCCTGCTGCACGTACCAGCCAAACAAATCGCCGACCGCCGCCTGCCCGGCCTCATAAGCGTACAGTCCGGGGATAATACCGTCCCTGGCCACGCCGCAGATCCCTTCTACCGCCACCTCCTTGCCGCTGAGCAAAAGGTGGCAGAGCGACGTTCCCATAGACAGCACCATCTGCCCCGGCTTCGTAGCGCCGACGCCGGGGACGGCCGCATGGGCGTCGATCATCCCCGGAGCGACGGCGATGCCGGGGCGCAGCCCCATCACGGCCGCCGCCTCGGCCGTCAACCGGCCCGCGGCCCCATCCAGCTTCGCGATCTCCCCGCGCAGCTTGGTCTCCGCGAAGCTTTCGAACCGCGGATCAAGCGCCCGGCAAAACGCCGCGGAGGGGTATCCCTCCCCGGAGTGCCACAGCGCTTTATAGCCGGCGCAGCCGCTGCTGCGCTTCAGCTCCCCGGTCATCCAGAACACGATCCAGTCCGCCGCTTCGACGAAACGATCCGCCGCAGCGTACACCTCAGGAGCTTCGCGCAGCACTTGCAGCGCTTTGGGGAACATCCACTCGGAGGAGATTTTTCCGCCATAGCGGCTGAGAAAAGCTTCGCCACGCGTTGCCGCCACGGCGTTGATCAGGTCCGCCTCCTCCTGGGCGGCGTGATGCTTCCACAGTTTGACGTATGCGTGCGGCTCGCGGCGGAATCCTTCTTTTAAGAACAGCGGGGTTCCCGCTTCATCCACCGGGAGCATCGTGCAGGAGGTGAAATCGACGCCGATGCCGATCACTTGCCCGGGGGAAACGCCCGCTGCGCGCAGCACCTCCGGTACGGACCGCCGCAGCACCTCCACGTAATCGCCGGGGTGTTGGAGCGCCCACTCCGGGCCAAGCCGGATACCGCAGCCGATGAGTTCCTCCTCCATTACACCGTGCGGATAAGGGGTTGCATGCCAGGCCAGCTCCCGTCCGTCCGCCGCATCAACAAGCACCGCCCGCCCCGATGCGGTTCCGAAATCGATTCCGATCGCATAACGCGGTTCCGTCTCCTTGCCCATGTCCATCTCCATCCTTTCCGCCCCTCTATTTGTACAGCGGGCCGAACGCCGCGCACGCCCGGTAATCGGCGCCGACCGGATCGTTTGCGCCGAAGGCGTCCCAGGCGCTTGGGCGGAAAATCCGCTCCTCAGGCACGTTGTGCATGGTGACCGGAATCCGCAGCATGGCGGCAAGCGTCAGCCACTCCGAGCCGATATGCCCGTAGCTGGCCGCGCAGTGGTTGGAGCCCCAATGGCTCATCACCGCGTAGACGTCGCGGAACGGACCGGAACCGGTCAAATTGGGGACAAACCAGGTGGTCGGCCAGGTCGGGTCGGAGCGGCGGTCCAGCTTCTCGTGCACCTCCGGCGGCAGCTCCACCGAATAACCTTCGGCG from Paenibacillus macerans includes:
- a CDS encoding YhcH/YjgK/YiaL family protein, with translation MAGDIRRFERDKQVYPAAVRRGLEHLFTGRLSALPAGRYELEGERMYALVQEYVTRPAASLSFESHETYVDIQFIVSGEERIGWTMDGGRLNMIEDRLPGEDIRFYEAAAAGCVSELLLGPGQFAVFFPSELHRPCGYIHEESPVRKIVIKIHLEQFR
- a CDS encoding ribulokinase, with amino-acid sequence MGKETEPRYAIGIDFGTASGRAVLVDAADGRELAWHATPYPHGVMEEELIGCGIRLGPEWALQHPGDYVEVLRRSVPEVLRAAGVSPGQVIGIGVDFTSCTMLPVDEAGTPLFLKEGFRREPHAYVKLWKHHAAQEEADLINAVAATRGEAFLSRYGGKISSEWMFPKALQVLREAPEVYAAADRFVEAADWIVFWMTGELKRSSGCAGYKALWHSGEGYPSAAFCRALDPRFESFAETKLRGEIAKLDGAAGRLTAEAAAVMGLRPGIAVAPGMIDAHAAVPGVGATKPGQMVLSMGTSLCHLLLSGKEVAVEGICGVARDGIIPGLYAYEAGQAAVGDLFGWYVQQAVPAYAEQAAAREGVTVHEWLERRASRLQPGEHGLAALDWWNGNRSVLVNAHLSGLIMGLTLQTKPEEIYRALLEATAFGTRKVIETFEAAGVEVRELFACGGLPGKNRLLMQIFADVTGREIKIAASAQTPALGAAMLGAVAAGSRCGGYDRIEEAAGHMARVQEAAYRPNPAHKAVYDLLYREYTELHDLFGRGGSEAMARLKRLQRTAAAAGEQRDPELPGMDGGRAKGSGRR